In the genome of Myxococcus stipitatus, one region contains:
- a CDS encoding glucose 1-dehydrogenase gives MKLLSNSAIVTGGSQGIGLAIASRLMREGTHVLVFGRTESKVVEAAERLNREGEGRARAIPFAGDVCRQADVERAHAFATAQLGLPGILVNNAGSVSLHLLVDLPEEELDRLLGVNLKGPFLFMKTFARALIAEKRPGAIVNVSSLCQSVVTEGFGHYSASKAALSQLSRAAALELGRHSIRVNVVAPGAIHTPLAASFIDEPAMRRELLARTPLGRPHGLPDDVARVVAFLCAEESSWVTGESLDVDGGSHLRGMHSYWDTLNPPR, from the coding sequence ATGAAGCTCCTCTCGAATAGCGCCATCGTGACGGGTGGCTCACAGGGAATCGGTCTGGCGATTGCCTCTCGCCTCATGCGCGAGGGCACCCATGTGCTGGTTTTCGGACGGACCGAGTCCAAGGTTGTCGAAGCCGCTGAGCGTCTCAATCGCGAAGGGGAGGGCCGTGCTCGAGCCATTCCCTTCGCGGGAGATGTCTGTCGACAGGCGGATGTCGAACGGGCTCACGCCTTCGCCACGGCTCAGCTGGGTTTGCCTGGCATCCTCGTGAACAATGCGGGCTCTGTATCACTGCACCTGCTGGTCGACCTTCCCGAGGAGGAGCTGGACCGGCTGCTCGGGGTGAACCTGAAGGGGCCATTCCTCTTCATGAAGACTTTCGCCCGAGCCCTCATCGCCGAGAAACGGCCCGGCGCCATCGTGAATGTTTCATCGCTGTGTCAGTCGGTGGTGACGGAAGGCTTTGGCCACTACTCCGCCTCCAAGGCCGCGCTGTCTCAGCTCTCCCGCGCGGCGGCACTGGAGCTGGGACGACACTCCATCCGAGTCAACGTTGTTGCGCCGGGCGCCATTCATACGCCCCTCGCGGCGTCCTTCATCGATGAGCCGGCGATGCGTCGGGAATTGCTCGCGCGCACGCCGCTGGGCCGGCCCCATGGTTTGCCAGACGACGTGGCGCGGGTGGTGGCGTTCCTCTGCGCGGAGGAGTCCTCCTGGGTGACGGGAGAGAGCCTCGACGTGGATGGGGGCAGCCACCTGCGGGGGATGCACAGCTACTGGGACACGCTGAATCCGCCGCGGTAG
- a CDS encoding MoxR family ATPase, which translates to MNTDIRALTERVQQESSFVEVLNQETGKVIVGQRYMLERILIGLLCNGHVLLEGVPGLAKTLTVRTVADALSATFMRIQFTPDLLPADVVGTMIYNQQAANFTVRKGPIFANIVLADEINRAPAKVQSALLEAMAERQVTIGDQTFGLPSPFLVLATQNPIEQEGTYPLPEAQVDRFMLKVKVGYPTREEEKVIMDRMAGGSPPRAQRVIAVEHLVRARELVQHIYMDEKVKEYILNVVFATREPGKYGLKDLADYIQFGASPRATISLAQAARAHAFLRHRGFVTPEDVKAIAFDVLRHRIAMTYEAEAEDLTPEKIIQRVFDRVEVP; encoded by the coding sequence ATGAACACGGACATCCGCGCGCTCACCGAACGCGTGCAGCAGGAAAGCAGCTTCGTCGAGGTCCTCAACCAGGAAACCGGCAAGGTCATCGTCGGTCAGCGCTACATGCTGGAGCGCATCCTCATCGGCCTGTTGTGCAACGGCCACGTGCTCCTGGAGGGTGTGCCTGGCCTCGCCAAGACGCTCACGGTGCGCACGGTGGCGGATGCCCTCAGCGCGACCTTCATGCGCATCCAGTTCACCCCGGACCTGCTGCCCGCCGACGTGGTGGGCACGATGATCTACAACCAGCAGGCCGCCAACTTCACCGTTCGCAAGGGCCCCATCTTCGCGAACATCGTCCTCGCGGACGAAATCAACCGCGCCCCCGCCAAGGTGCAGTCCGCGCTGCTGGAGGCCATGGCCGAGCGCCAGGTCACCATCGGCGACCAGACCTTCGGGCTGCCCTCGCCGTTCCTCGTGCTGGCCACGCAGAACCCCATCGAGCAGGAAGGCACCTACCCGCTGCCCGAGGCGCAGGTGGACCGCTTCATGCTCAAGGTGAAGGTGGGCTACCCCACGCGCGAGGAGGAGAAGGTCATCATGGACCGCATGGCCGGCGGCTCGCCTCCGCGAGCGCAGCGGGTCATCGCGGTGGAGCACCTGGTCCGCGCCCGCGAGCTCGTCCAGCACATCTACATGGACGAGAAGGTGAAGGAGTACATCCTCAACGTGGTGTTCGCCACGCGCGAGCCCGGCAAGTACGGCCTCAAGGACCTGGCGGACTACATCCAGTTCGGCGCCTCGCCGCGCGCCACCATCTCCCTGGCGCAGGCCGCGCGCGCGCACGCCTTCCTGCGGCACCGCGGCTTCGTCACGCCCGAGGACGTCAAGGCGATTGCCTTCGACGTGCTCCGCCACCGCATCGCCATGACGTACGAGGCGGAGGCCGAGGACCTCACCCCGGAGAAAATCATCCAGCGCGTGTTCGACCGCGTCGAAGTGCCCTGA
- a CDS encoding alpha/beta fold hydrolase, which produces MKGFPQAKAPSAGPEESSLLAQLAPAVKPAVHWLPSGGALRVLEGGQGPAVLLLHGRGAAASTWFAYLTALARTHRVLAVDLPGFGMSSSGGGTVRSAEEGVRFFTDPVESLLEQLAPGPVSVVGHSLGGLVGLELALRARVPVQRLVLLDAMGLGPEMTRKARAFFRAGPERLARSLGPWAWARMSPPAPTPLGQRLGALEYELMSTPGGRDEAARAFDTLVPLLGPVFHRQEKLAQVTAPVLLIWGEREEVLPVSLAEEAQRRLPNARLVRLDAGHSPHHERPERVLPELKSFLDTPLG; this is translated from the coding sequence GTGAAGGGTTTTCCCCAGGCCAAGGCCCCTTCCGCGGGGCCGGAGGAGTCCTCGCTCCTGGCCCAATTGGCCCCCGCGGTGAAGCCAGCGGTGCACTGGCTCCCGAGCGGAGGCGCCCTCCGGGTGCTCGAGGGGGGCCAAGGGCCCGCCGTGCTGCTGCTGCATGGGCGTGGCGCGGCGGCCTCGACGTGGTTCGCGTACCTGACAGCCCTGGCGAGGACCCACCGGGTGTTGGCCGTGGACCTGCCCGGTTTCGGAATGTCCTCGTCCGGAGGCGGGACGGTCCGCTCGGCCGAGGAAGGGGTGCGCTTCTTCACGGACCCGGTGGAGTCCCTGCTGGAGCAGCTCGCCCCCGGGCCCGTGTCGGTGGTGGGCCACTCGCTGGGCGGACTGGTGGGGCTGGAGCTGGCCCTGCGGGCGCGCGTCCCGGTGCAGCGGCTGGTGCTCCTGGACGCGATGGGGCTGGGGCCGGAGATGACGCGCAAGGCCCGCGCCTTCTTCCGGGCGGGACCGGAGCGACTGGCGCGCTCACTGGGGCCGTGGGCCTGGGCGAGGATGAGTCCTCCCGCGCCCACGCCGCTGGGGCAACGGCTGGGCGCCCTGGAGTATGAGCTGATGTCCACCCCGGGGGGACGCGACGAGGCGGCACGCGCCTTCGACACGCTGGTGCCCCTGCTGGGTCCGGTGTTCCATCGCCAGGAGAAGCTGGCCCAGGTGACCGCGCCAGTGCTCCTCATCTGGGGAGAGCGGGAGGAGGTCCTTCCCGTGTCACTCGCCGAGGAAGCCCAGCGGCGGCTTCCGAACGCTCGGCTCGTGCGCCTGGACGCGGGCCACAGCCCCCACCACGAGCGCCCCGAGCGCGTGCTCCCCGAGCTGAAGTCCTTCCTGGACACCCCCCTCGGTTAG
- a CDS encoding M14 metallopeptidase family protein: protein MRHVGRRRYSRLVAPACLLLAWGLAGTVHAHSTMSTTPTVSIPPPQALAARWEQVHLRSLPLAPLVRHSDVEQHLKALRERAPDFFKLEVAGHSVEGRALYHVTVGTGPRRILLWSQMHGDEPTATTALLDLFEFLSTNREEPWVARLLSQLTLHAVPMLNPDGAHRFQRRNAQGIDINRDALALQTPEARTLKALRDSLEPSVGFNLHNQGWRHGVGDTGRPASISVLAPAFDKARGDNPGRILAKKVCGVIRDAVETLAPGQVGRYDDTFEARAFGDNMTRWGTPTVLIETGAWTSLPPDEPLVRLNFVALATALDALASGRAEQADLSRYDSIPENDSSGIVHLLLKGIGMFGADGRPFTGDVGIAVSRAVRTKGKKLVLAHVGRIDELGDLRVLGAIETVQGAGLFVVPGTGKGAKPGDTYRLTQPARQALSLGQRADLMLLRPLEAEGTFRIERIIRFDP, encoded by the coding sequence ATGCGCCACGTCGGACGCCGTCGCTACAGTCGACTCGTTGCCCCGGCTTGTCTCCTCCTCGCCTGGGGCCTGGCCGGAACGGTCCACGCCCACTCCACCATGTCCACCACTCCCACCGTGTCCATCCCTCCTCCCCAGGCGCTCGCGGCGCGGTGGGAGCAGGTTCATCTCCGGTCGCTTCCGCTCGCACCGCTCGTCCGGCACTCGGATGTGGAGCAGCACCTGAAGGCGCTGCGGGAGCGTGCACCGGACTTCTTCAAGCTGGAGGTCGCGGGGCACTCGGTGGAGGGGCGCGCGCTCTACCACGTCACCGTGGGGACGGGCCCGCGCCGCATCCTGCTCTGGTCGCAGATGCACGGCGACGAGCCCACCGCCACGACCGCGCTGCTGGACCTCTTCGAGTTCCTCTCGACGAACCGCGAGGAGCCCTGGGTCGCGCGGCTGCTCTCCCAGCTCACGCTGCACGCCGTCCCCATGCTCAACCCCGACGGCGCCCATCGCTTCCAGCGCCGCAACGCCCAGGGCATCGACATCAACCGGGATGCACTTGCACTCCAGACACCCGAGGCGCGGACGCTCAAGGCGCTGAGGGACTCGCTGGAGCCCTCCGTCGGCTTCAACCTCCACAACCAGGGATGGCGTCACGGCGTGGGGGACACGGGGCGGCCCGCGTCCATCTCCGTGCTCGCCCCCGCGTTCGACAAGGCGCGCGGTGACAACCCCGGCCGCATCCTCGCGAAGAAGGTCTGCGGGGTGATTCGCGACGCGGTGGAGACCCTCGCGCCGGGACAGGTGGGCCGCTACGACGACACCTTCGAGGCGCGTGCCTTCGGCGACAACATGACGCGCTGGGGAACACCCACGGTCCTCATCGAGACGGGCGCGTGGACCTCGCTTCCTCCGGACGAGCCGCTGGTGCGCCTCAACTTCGTCGCGCTCGCCACCGCGCTGGATGCGCTCGCCAGCGGTCGGGCGGAGCAGGCGGACCTGTCGCGCTACGACTCCATCCCGGAGAACGACAGCTCCGGCATCGTGCACCTGTTGCTCAAGGGCATCGGCATGTTCGGCGCGGATGGCAGGCCCTTCACGGGCGACGTGGGCATCGCCGTCAGCCGCGCCGTGCGCACGAAGGGGAAGAAGCTCGTCCTGGCGCACGTGGGCCGGATTGACGAGCTCGGAGACCTGCGGGTCCTCGGCGCCATCGAGACCGTGCAGGGCGCGGGGCTGTTCGTCGTGCCCGGGACGGGGAAGGGCGCGAAGCCCGGGGACACCTACCGGCTGACGCAGCCCGCGCGGCAGGCCCTGTCGCTGGGGCAGCGCGCGGACCTGATGCTGCTGCGGCCCCTGGAGGCCGAGGGCACCTTCCGCATCGAGCGCATCATCCGCTTCGACCCTTGA
- a CDS encoding DUF2157 domain-containing protein: MPKDLLDLDATPERIRTLVATGALPPAALGRAMALATASPPADAWRRFLSTTLLALGAMLVLSGIIYFFAYNWAELHRFAKLGLIAAGIAGSALASRKLGDKPSGRFSLLGASVLVGALLAVYGQTYQTGADAFELFVGWAALILPWVAMSRFPALWLLLVVLINTGTILFHQQVLASGFSVFLPFRSVDWLAVALGLINGFAWATYEHFANLRIPWLQGRWLPRVLAVMTVAPVLTLSGALIVDPSDISSTAAFIAVGMVLATLAADYALHRHLRGELFLLTLGLFCVITLVTTLLGRVLLDGLKVSEAALLIIPLALIGQLALAVSWLRAQARATGASEES; the protein is encoded by the coding sequence GTGCCGAAAGACCTGCTCGACCTCGACGCGACGCCGGAGCGCATCCGGACGCTCGTCGCCACTGGAGCCCTTCCTCCCGCCGCGCTCGGACGCGCGATGGCGCTGGCGACCGCGTCTCCCCCCGCCGACGCCTGGAGACGCTTCCTCTCCACCACGCTGCTCGCGCTCGGCGCCATGCTGGTGCTGTCCGGCATCATCTACTTCTTCGCGTACAACTGGGCGGAGCTGCACCGCTTCGCGAAGCTGGGCCTCATCGCCGCGGGCATCGCCGGCTCCGCCCTGGCCTCGCGCAAGCTCGGCGACAAGCCCTCGGGGCGCTTCAGCCTGCTCGGCGCCTCGGTCCTCGTCGGTGCGTTGCTCGCCGTCTACGGGCAGACGTATCAGACTGGCGCCGACGCGTTCGAGCTGTTCGTCGGCTGGGCCGCGCTCATCCTCCCCTGGGTGGCCATGTCGCGCTTCCCGGCGCTCTGGCTGCTCCTCGTGGTCCTCATCAACACCGGCACCATCCTGTTCCACCAGCAGGTGCTGGCGAGCGGCTTCAGCGTCTTCCTTCCCTTCAGGAGCGTCGACTGGCTCGCGGTGGCGCTGGGGCTCATCAACGGCTTCGCCTGGGCCACCTACGAGCACTTCGCGAACCTGCGAATCCCCTGGCTCCAGGGCCGGTGGCTGCCTCGCGTCCTCGCGGTGATGACCGTGGCGCCCGTGCTCACCCTGTCCGGGGCGCTCATCGTCGACCCGAGCGACATCTCGTCCACCGCCGCCTTCATCGCCGTCGGCATGGTGCTGGCGACCCTGGCCGCGGACTACGCGCTTCACCGGCACCTGCGCGGCGAGCTGTTCCTCCTGACGCTGGGCCTCTTCTGCGTCATCACGCTCGTCACCACCCTCCTCGGACGGGTGCTCCTCGACGGCTTGAAGGTCAGCGAGGCCGCCCTGCTCATCATCCCGCTCGCCCTCATCGGGCAGCTCGCGCTCGCCGTCTCCTGGCTGCGGGCCCAGGCTCGCGCCACGGGCGCCTCCGAGGAGTCCTGA
- a CDS encoding BatD family protein, with the protein MSRTLALLAMLLWVGVLPMGASAQPQPPGAPAHEVAQPQDLSVRVEPQQVRIGDPFTYHVVLTHPKGHRYELAAPKETGDFELLDHTRQYIEGTDSASTTFAIRMSAFALGSLTVPTLEFDVETPEGPRRYSLPGGTIDVAATLPPDAEGKGADLFDIQPPQEVPIRSWRLVLTLLGALVAALVAWRLFVWWKNRPKHVVVPPPLPLDVRTRKALDTLKAENLPARGQVKDYYFRLSEIIRGYLGERYGFEALECTSSELMASLRRLSPLGLPEDKLMRFVSESDMVKYARAEASPESCRDALLFGYELVEKTFVPPQPSQAPDNAAAPRVQ; encoded by the coding sequence ATGAGCCGGACACTGGCCCTGCTCGCGATGCTGCTGTGGGTGGGCGTGCTCCCGATGGGCGCCTCCGCGCAGCCTCAACCGCCCGGCGCGCCCGCGCACGAGGTGGCACAGCCCCAGGACCTCTCGGTTCGCGTGGAGCCGCAGCAGGTCCGCATCGGCGACCCGTTCACCTACCACGTGGTGCTCACGCACCCGAAGGGCCACCGCTACGAGCTGGCGGCGCCCAAGGAGACGGGCGACTTCGAGCTCCTGGACCACACGCGCCAGTACATCGAGGGGACGGACTCCGCTTCCACGACGTTCGCCATCCGCATGTCGGCGTTCGCGTTGGGGAGCCTGACGGTGCCCACGCTCGAGTTCGACGTGGAGACGCCAGAAGGGCCGCGCCGCTACTCGCTGCCGGGGGGCACCATCGACGTCGCGGCCACGCTGCCGCCGGACGCGGAGGGCAAGGGCGCCGACCTGTTCGACATCCAGCCGCCGCAGGAGGTGCCCATCCGCTCGTGGCGGTTGGTGCTGACGCTCCTGGGCGCGCTCGTCGCGGCGCTCGTGGCGTGGCGGCTCTTCGTGTGGTGGAAGAACCGTCCCAAGCACGTGGTGGTGCCGCCGCCCTTGCCCCTGGACGTGCGCACGCGCAAGGCGCTGGACACGCTGAAGGCGGAGAACCTGCCCGCGCGAGGCCAGGTGAAGGACTACTACTTCCGCCTGTCCGAAATCATCCGAGGCTACCTGGGGGAGCGCTACGGCTTCGAGGCGCTGGAGTGCACCAGCTCCGAGCTGATGGCCTCGCTGCGCCGCCTGTCTCCCCTGGGCCTGCCGGAAGACAAGCTGATGCGCTTCGTGTCCGAGTCGGACATGGTGAAGTACGCCCGGGCGGAGGCCTCGCCCGAGAGCTGCCGTGACGCGCTCCTGTTCGGCTACGAGCTCGTCGAGAAGACTTTCGTTCCGCCCCAGCCGTCTCAAGCCCCCGACAATGCCGCCGCTCCCCGCGTTCAATAA
- a CDS encoding GDYXXLXY domain-containing protein, with the protein MIRSALFFLGLALALLVPLGLVIQKEHVLSTGQSVLLELAPRDPRSLMQGDYMVLDYDLTRNIQDDRALAPSSGLLVLKLDENGVGRFVRMDSPDIPLAPGEFKLRYRRREGFIRLGAESFFFQEGHAERYERARYAELRMTSSGSSVLVGLRDANRQPMGGEPLPEATPPVPAP; encoded by the coding sequence ATGATTCGCTCCGCACTCTTCTTCCTCGGCCTCGCGCTGGCGCTCCTCGTCCCGCTGGGCCTCGTCATCCAGAAGGAGCACGTCCTCTCCACCGGGCAGAGCGTGCTGCTGGAGCTGGCCCCCAGGGACCCTCGCTCGCTCATGCAGGGCGACTACATGGTCCTGGACTACGACCTCACCCGGAACATCCAGGACGACAGGGCCCTGGCGCCCAGCTCCGGCCTGCTCGTGCTGAAGCTCGACGAGAACGGCGTGGGCCGCTTCGTCCGCATGGACTCGCCCGACATCCCGCTGGCTCCCGGTGAGTTCAAGCTGCGCTACCGCCGCCGCGAGGGCTTCATCCGCCTGGGCGCCGAGTCCTTCTTCTTCCAGGAGGGCCACGCGGAGCGCTACGAACGCGCCCGCTACGCCGAGCTGCGCATGACCTCCAGCGGCTCCAGCGTGCTCGTGGGCTTGCGCGACGCGAACCGCCAGCCCATGGGCGGCGAGCCCCTCCCCGAAGCGACGCCCCCCGTCCCCGCGCCGTAA
- a CDS encoding biliverdin-producing heme oxygenase: protein MSSAGSLRLPRTEQSARVRRLSERESQQQAESLATTQPPGRAPLSVLLAEGTAKVHEQAERSLFLQSLFVDTWDGIYGQFVRAQHYVTYLRQLHLLYATFESVLPRVARTALTPVLLLPELRRAAALDEDLAYFCGESRPETFACVETRLHAERLREVAEDAPHLLVGHVYTRCMLDRSQAPARARIISSAFELEDARGTRFHGTDTDEELAAFRVRLHSRIDGLELEEDEAREIIQEARMAFRLQSLICDELARGATGLSPPPGGGYRGGFSVSQ from the coding sequence GTGAGCTCCGCCGGTTCCCTGCGACTGCCCAGGACGGAGCAGTCCGCGCGAGTGCGTCGGCTGAGCGAGCGCGAGAGCCAGCAACAGGCGGAGTCCCTCGCCACCACGCAGCCGCCGGGCCGCGCGCCGTTGTCCGTGCTGCTCGCGGAGGGCACGGCGAAGGTCCACGAGCAGGCCGAGCGCTCCTTGTTCCTCCAGTCGCTCTTCGTCGACACGTGGGATGGCATCTACGGCCAGTTCGTCCGGGCCCAGCACTACGTCACGTACCTGCGCCAGCTCCACCTGCTCTACGCCACGTTCGAGAGCGTGCTGCCCCGCGTGGCCCGCACGGCGCTGACGCCCGTGTTGTTGCTGCCGGAGCTGCGCCGGGCCGCCGCGCTCGACGAGGACCTGGCGTACTTCTGCGGAGAGTCGCGCCCGGAGACCTTCGCGTGCGTGGAGACCCGGCTGCACGCCGAGCGCCTGCGCGAGGTGGCCGAGGATGCCCCGCACCTGCTCGTGGGCCACGTCTACACACGCTGCATGCTGGACCGCTCCCAGGCGCCCGCCCGGGCGCGCATCATCTCCAGCGCCTTCGAGCTGGAGGACGCGCGAGGCACCCGGTTCCATGGAACGGACACGGACGAGGAGCTCGCGGCCTTCCGCGTGAGACTCCACTCGCGCATCGACGGCCTGGAGCTTGAAGAAGACGAGGCGCGGGAAATCATCCAGGAGGCCCGCATGGCCTTCCGTCTCCAATCCCTCATCTGCGACGAGCTGGCCCGCGGCGCGACGGGCCTGAGTCCTCCGCCCGGTGGCGGCTACCGCGGCGGATTCAGCGTGTCCCAGTAG
- a CDS encoding DUF58 domain-containing protein, with product MLPKDLIRRIRKLEIRTRKVVSDMLAGQYHSVFKGRGMAFSEVRQYQPGDEIRIIDWNVTARMNEAYVKVFTEERELTVMLLVDVSASKEFGSRERTKAEIAAEVAAQIAFSAIANNDRVGLILFSDRVEKVVPPRKGRTHVLRLVSDILTFQPVGKGTDLSAGLTYLTQVSKRKAVTFLVSDFQAQGFEKPLRLVGRKHDLVPVVVEDPLEEAFPRLGLVEMEDPETGDRFVVDTSDPGVRGRYSRFMQAARDERRKLFKKLELDHVELRAGDDHGKALAQFFRARARRMAA from the coding sequence GTGCTGCCCAAGGACCTCATCCGCCGCATCCGCAAGCTGGAGATTCGCACCCGCAAGGTGGTCTCCGACATGCTCGCGGGCCAGTACCACTCGGTCTTCAAGGGCCGGGGCATGGCGTTCTCCGAAGTGCGGCAGTACCAGCCTGGCGATGAGATCCGCATCATCGACTGGAACGTCACCGCGAGGATGAACGAGGCCTACGTCAAGGTCTTCACCGAGGAGCGCGAGCTCACGGTGATGCTGCTCGTGGACGTCTCGGCGTCGAAGGAGTTCGGCTCGCGCGAGCGCACCAAGGCGGAGATTGCCGCGGAGGTCGCCGCGCAGATTGCCTTCAGCGCGATTGCGAACAACGACCGCGTGGGACTCATCCTCTTCTCGGACCGGGTGGAGAAGGTGGTGCCGCCGCGCAAGGGCCGCACCCACGTGCTGCGGCTGGTGAGCGACATCCTGACCTTCCAGCCCGTGGGCAAGGGCACGGACCTGTCCGCGGGGCTGACGTACCTGACGCAGGTGTCGAAGCGGAAGGCCGTGACGTTCCTCGTCTCCGACTTCCAGGCGCAGGGCTTCGAGAAGCCGCTGCGGCTGGTGGGGCGCAAGCACGACCTGGTCCCCGTGGTGGTGGAGGACCCGCTGGAGGAGGCCTTCCCGCGCCTGGGCCTGGTGGAGATGGAGGACCCGGAGACGGGCGACCGCTTCGTCGTGGACACGAGCGACCCGGGCGTGCGCGGGCGCTACTCGCGCTTCATGCAGGCCGCGCGGGACGAGCGGCGCAAGCTCTTCAAGAAGCTGGAGCTGGACCACGTGGAGCTGCGCGCGGGAGATGACCACGGCAAGGCGCTCGCGCAGTTCTTCCGCGCGCGGGCCCGGAGGATGGCGGCATGA
- a CDS encoding VWA domain-containing protein has protein sequence MPPLPAFNNPEALWGLLLVPLLFVQAWRERRARAPLRFSAANVFARSGKGLRTYMLPLLPLMRAVAVVAAVLAIARPQVRDSRVRDLSVEGIDIVVALDLSTSMEAGDFRPQNRLHVAKEVLSDFISNRVNDRIGLVVFAGAAYTQAPLTLDYGVLKEVIKQIRTRVLEDGTAIGDALATSLNRLRDSEAKSRVVVLITDGDNNAGKISPMDAANMAQALHVPVYTILVGKGGKVPFPQGTDLFGNTVWRETEIPINPELMQDIADRTGGEYYRATDPEGLRRGLQKVLDSLERSRIMEGGASATYREEFHPFLLAAFGLFALELLLRATFLRVFP, from the coding sequence ATGCCGCCGCTCCCCGCGTTCAATAACCCCGAGGCGCTCTGGGGACTGCTGCTCGTGCCGCTCTTGTTCGTGCAGGCATGGCGGGAGCGTCGTGCCCGCGCGCCGCTGCGCTTCTCCGCGGCGAACGTGTTCGCCCGAAGCGGCAAGGGCCTGCGCACGTACATGCTGCCGCTCCTGCCACTGATGCGCGCGGTGGCGGTGGTGGCGGCGGTGCTGGCCATCGCCCGTCCCCAGGTGCGCGACTCGCGCGTGCGGGACTTGTCGGTGGAGGGCATCGACATCGTGGTGGCGCTGGACTTGTCCACGTCCATGGAGGCGGGAGACTTCCGGCCGCAGAACCGCCTGCACGTGGCGAAGGAGGTGCTGAGCGACTTCATCTCCAACCGCGTGAATGACCGCATCGGCCTGGTGGTCTTCGCCGGCGCGGCCTACACCCAGGCGCCGCTGACGCTGGACTACGGGGTGCTGAAGGAGGTCATCAAGCAGATCCGCACGCGGGTGCTGGAGGACGGCACCGCGATTGGAGACGCGCTGGCCACCTCGCTCAACCGCCTGCGCGACTCGGAGGCGAAGAGCCGCGTGGTGGTGCTGATTACGGACGGCGACAACAACGCGGGGAAGATTTCGCCCATGGACGCGGCGAACATGGCGCAGGCGCTCCACGTGCCCGTCTACACCATCCTGGTGGGCAAGGGCGGCAAGGTGCCCTTCCCGCAGGGCACGGACCTGTTCGGCAACACCGTGTGGCGTGAGACGGAGATTCCCATCAACCCGGAGCTGATGCAGGACATCGCGGACCGCACGGGAGGGGAGTACTACCGCGCGACGGACCCGGAGGGCCTGCGACGAGGTCTGCAGAAGGTGCTCGACTCGTTGGAGCGCTCGCGAATCATGGAGGGCGGGGCCTCCGCGACGTACCGTGAGGAGTTCCACCCGTTCCTGCTGGCCGCGTTCGGGCTGTTCGCGCTGGAGCTGCTCCTGCGCGCCACCTTCCTGAGGGTCTTCCCATGA
- a CDS encoding DUF4401 domain-containing protein → MSLRPSLRDVFQGLKRAGHLDEVAESRARSTLEALQRTSTATPWFVKALAGLGAWLSASFILSFFACIGIGTQEVAFILLGIVCCVAATALRRLSTGAFLEQLALALALAGLGIVTAGVALETGEAQPAALANLVVSAALLVAFPDSILRFITTLTLVGAALVLLWNVLGILGVDLGVFVCAALAQGLLLYQPRLAATRMGELLGSLSLGLAACVPALLLVRGSLHFLDAQFWFRFGDSAAPNGPPILTLLLTGLTLYAAWHTMNELDLEPASTAGAGVFAALTLMAVLTLHTPAIIASVGLLLSGFLRRNIVVLGLAVAFLVLSGAWYYYDLRITLLAKSGALVGSGAVLLALRWFLSRRAPHSPATVEAR, encoded by the coding sequence ATGTCCTTGCGCCCCTCCCTGAGAGACGTCTTCCAAGGACTCAAACGCGCCGGCCACCTCGACGAGGTCGCCGAGTCCCGCGCCCGCTCCACGCTGGAAGCCCTGCAGCGCACCAGCACCGCCACGCCCTGGTTCGTCAAGGCCCTGGCGGGCCTGGGCGCGTGGCTGTCCGCGTCGTTCATCCTGAGCTTCTTCGCCTGCATCGGCATCGGAACGCAGGAGGTCGCGTTCATCCTCCTGGGCATCGTGTGCTGCGTGGCCGCCACCGCGCTCCGTCGGCTGAGCACGGGCGCCTTCCTGGAACAGCTCGCGCTCGCCCTCGCGTTGGCGGGCCTGGGCATCGTGACCGCGGGCGTCGCATTGGAGACCGGAGAAGCCCAGCCCGCAGCCCTCGCGAACCTGGTCGTCAGCGCCGCGCTGCTCGTCGCCTTCCCGGACTCCATCCTGCGCTTCATCACCACGCTCACGCTCGTGGGGGCCGCGCTCGTCCTGCTCTGGAACGTCCTGGGCATCCTGGGCGTGGACCTCGGCGTGTTCGTGTGCGCCGCGCTCGCGCAAGGGCTGCTCCTCTACCAACCCCGACTCGCCGCGACGCGGATGGGTGAACTCCTGGGCTCGCTCAGCCTCGGGCTCGCCGCCTGCGTGCCCGCGCTGCTGCTCGTCCGAGGCTCGCTGCACTTCCTCGACGCCCAGTTCTGGTTCCGCTTCGGAGACTCCGCGGCACCGAACGGTCCCCCCATCCTCACCCTGCTCCTCACGGGCCTCACGCTCTATGCCGCGTGGCACACGATGAACGAGCTCGACCTGGAGCCCGCGAGCACCGCGGGCGCGGGCGTGTTCGCGGCGCTCACCCTGATGGCCGTGCTCACGCTCCACACGCCTGCCATCATCGCCTCCGTCGGACTGCTGCTCAGCGGCTTCCTCCGCCGCAACATCGTCGTGCTCGGGCTCGCCGTGGCCTTCCTCGTGCTCTCGGGCGCCTGGTACTACTACGACCTGCGCATCACCCTGCTGGCCAAGTCCGGAGCCCTGGTGGGCAGCGGCGCGGTCCTCCTCGCGCTCAGGTGGTTCCTCTCCCGGCGCGCTCCTCACTCGCCGGCGACGGTGGAGGCACGATGA